The DNA window TTCTGTTCCTTTAATCAAACAATTGTACAAGATACTATAAAGAAAATCAGTAAGCTTCATTTCTTGTTGATCAACGCATAAACATTGCTGTATATAGCCACAGCACTAGACGTTACTGAAATGACTATCATAAAGATTGATAGAGTCTTGTCTGTTTTAGTTGCTATGTTGTGTTTGTCCCTGCAGAAAAATAAATTACTTAAGATAATTgtatattaagttaattaattaattataacatAATCTTAGTGAAGAAACTCACCTGAGAGTGATTGCAACTGGAAATATAAACGCTATACAAATAGCAGTAGTTGCTCCAATGAATTGGAAGATATCCCAAATGCTAGGAATGAAATTTGCTCCCAAGAATATAATGCCAACAAGTGAAAAAGTAATAGAGAAAAATCTGAAgttatcaacattcaaagatcttgttgatgaagaagaaaacaagagtCCATCAAAGTTGATCCGCACTGCGTAGAAGAGTACTGGAATTATCAACACAATATGTACGGCGTAGCTAACGCGAACAATGTCATTGAGAATAAAACCGAACGGTATATCAAGATCGGTATCAAAATTGGCAAGAACATCATCAAGAGTTTCTTCTCCAAATAGAAAGAATCCAAAGAAGCTTGTGAATAAGTACACTAAGCAACATAGAACAAAAGAAGTCTTCACAACCCCTCTCATCTGTTTCGAATCCTTTAGTTCATTATTTATGCTATGAACTGCaaatatatagaccagatacatcaATTGTTCGATATATTAAAAGAAGTCAATTTTACTTATATTTGAGCGTGAAGAATATATCAATGAGACCTGAAAATGTTTCATACCAACAGTGTGACAAATATAGGCGCTTATAAGTACAGGAAAAGTAGTGAACAATTCAAAAACTGATGATGCATCAGTAATGATTGGAAAGAGTCTTGGAATCACCATGCCTCCACTTATGATTTTGAAAATTGAGATTCCTACAACAATCACAAGATAAACGCCGGCTAGTCCAACCGATAACGCAGATGTATATCTTAACGAATCTGCAAAATCAACCGGACAAACAAGTAAGGTTCGATCCCCGACAACAACATTAACCAGATGCAAAAAGAATAAGTACCAATTCTTTTAAAGCTTGTCAAAGGTACAATTATAACAAGTGTTGTAAAAAGAAGAACAAATGTTCTCCCTGTACACCAATGAACACCAAACCATCCTTCAAGAATACCAAAATGGTGTACTCCACTTGAAGATGTTCCAGAAATTATATCAcctaaaataagaaataaaatttttttaaaaattattatactgctttaatttaatttcttgTGTTAACAAATTGAAGGTACTGAGTATAAGAAAAAGTTTACCAATAATAATCATGTAAACAATCAAAACACCAATATTATTGACTGTAATACATATCTGGACCAAAGCTCTCCCATATTTTCCAAAGCTATCACCCATGAGACTTCCATAGGAAGAAATATTGCCTGCTCTTGAAAATCTGATCATGAAATCAACTGATTTTTCTGTGAATAATGAGGATAGGATTATGGCAATAAGA is part of the Vicia villosa cultivar HV-30 ecotype Madison, WI linkage group LG2, Vvil1.0, whole genome shotgun sequence genome and encodes:
- the LOC131652881 gene encoding amino acid transporter AVT6A-like, producing MTIGSDRRNKAIVEENAPLLPKTQESDVGLDEFNGASFSSAVFNLSTTIVGAGIMSLPACVKKLGIVPGLIAIILSSLFTEKSVDFMIRFSRAGNISSYGSLMGDSFGKYGRALVQICITVNNIGVLIVYMIIIGDIISGTSSSGVHHFGILEGWFGVHWCTGRTFVLLFTTLVIIVPLTSFKRIDSLRYTSALSVGLAGVYLVIVVGISIFKIISGGMVIPRLFPIITDASSVFELFTTFPVLISAYICHTVVHSINNELKDSKQMRGVVKTSFVLCCLVYLFTSFFGFFLFGEETLDDVLANFDTDLDIPFGFILNDIVRVSYAVHIVLIIPVLFYAVRINFDGLLFSSSSTRSLNVDNFRFFSITFSLVGIIFLGANFIPSIWDIFQFIGATTAICIAFIFPVAITLRDKHNIATKTDKTLSIFMIVISVTSSAVAIYSNVYALINKK